One genomic window of Sporosarcina ureae includes the following:
- a CDS encoding N-acetylmuramoyl-L-alanine amidase → MTLIILDAGHGPDTPGKRTPDGKLREYDFNAAVAVLVGEFLTKEGITVKYTHATTRDVPLGERTASANRMRADAFVSIHANAFGNGWNTAQGIETYIYPQASKSSAVLASAVQKALISACQRPDRGVKKSDFAVLRDTNMPAILVECGFMSNQTEATLLQSKTYQLQCARAIAFGVLCWEYGR, encoded by the coding sequence TTGACACTAATCATTCTTGATGCGGGTCACGGACCAGATACACCCGGCAAAAGAACGCCTGATGGAAAACTTCGTGAGTACGATTTTAATGCAGCTGTAGCTGTACTTGTCGGAGAGTTTTTAACGAAAGAGGGCATAACAGTAAAATATACACATGCGACTACACGCGACGTACCACTAGGCGAACGAACGGCTTCAGCTAACCGTATGAGAGCGGATGCGTTTGTCTCGATTCACGCAAATGCTTTCGGCAATGGTTGGAATACAGCACAAGGGATTGAAACGTATATTTATCCGCAAGCAAGCAAAAGTTCCGCAGTGCTTGCCTCTGCAGTGCAAAAAGCTTTAATATCTGCTTGCCAGCGTCCCGACCGCGGCGTAAAGAAATCAGATTTCGCGGTCTTGCGTGACACAAATATGCCGGCGATTTTAGTAGAGTGTGGTTTCATGTCGAACCAGACAGAGGCTACTCTATTGCAAAGTAAAACGTATCAACTCCAATGCGCACGAGCTATAGCTTTTGGGGTGTTGTGTTGGGAGTATGGGAGATGA